CCGTCTCCCCGGCCGAGGTGCAGCAGGCACACGTCGCCGCGCCCGCGTTGGGTTGCTTCCAGTGCCACGGGCCCCACCCCTCCACCCGCGCCACCGACGCCGACGTGGCGGCCTTCGAAACCCGCCCGCACGGACGCGGCCCCGCGCTTCTCTGCCGCGACTGCCACGCCTACCCGGAAAAGCTCGAACAACAGGTCGAGCCGAACAGCTGCGTCGGCTGCCACGCCCTCGGCGGGTTCCCCCTGCCCGAGGCCATCGCGGCGCTGAGCGAGCGCATCGGGCACCCTCCGGTCTTCGAGCTGGGCATCATCAAGGAGGCCCCGCGCGACTGCGCCCTCTGCCACCAGGGGAAGCTGAAGCTGGCTCCCCTGCTGCACCGGCTCCACCTCACGCGTTCGGAGCTCTTCCCCCAACACTTCCAAGACGGCTGCATCCGCTGCCACACGTTCAAGGAGGACGGCGAGGTCTCCGTCGAGTCGTACCCGCTGCCTCCGTCTGGAGAGGAGTGATGCGATGCGCCACCCCACCCGCCTGACCGCTCCGCTGTCCCTGGCCCTGGCGTTCGTCCTGGTTGCGGCGGTCGCGCTCGGCGGCCGGGCCCGGGCGGCCGCGCCCGAGGACGCGCTCGGCTACCTCCCGCCCGACCACGACCTGCTCGTGGAGCAGGCGCTCCTCGCCCGGATCGACTACGTCGCGGCGCAGGTGGGGGTCTCCGGACAGCTCAAGGCCAAGGTCCAGCAAGGGGGCGTCTACACCGCGAGCGGCTCCCTGGGCTGGTCGTACGCCCCGGAACAGCTCCTCAGCCGCAAGCAGGCCCTGGAGAACGCTGAGCGCGCGGTACGCCGCAGCCTGCGCCGCGGCGTCTTCGACGCGCTTGCGGCCTACGCCGAGCTGTACAAGAGCTACGCGCGGCTGCAGCTAAGCCAACGCCTGCGGGACCGGGCGCGGGCGGCGGGCGAGGCGGACACCAAGGCCGAGATAGACCACGAAGAAGCCCTCGTCCAGTTCGAACTGGCCCAGCAGGAGGCCGCCGCCTACGGCCTGCAAGGCCCGCCCGCGGCCGCGCCCGTGCTCTTCCAGCTGCCCGAGGTGCCGCTCGAAGACGTGCCCGACTACCGGCGCGACCTCTACGCGCTGCAACGCGCGCGCTTCAAACTCCGGCGCCTCTGGGCCGGCTTTGCCCCCGACCTGTCGGTCTGGGCGGGGGTGGGCAACGACGGGGGCCGCTTCCAGGTTTCCGCCTCCAGCCGCGGCCCTTCGACCCAGCTCGTGGTCAAGACGCCGGGAAGCGGGAACGGGAGCTGGGAGTACGGCTTCGAGCTCGCCCTCACCGTACCGCTGGACGCGACGGCCTACACGGCCGTGCGCAGGGCGCAGCTCGAGCTGCAGCAACGCAGCGAGCGCTTCGCGCAGGCCCGGTCGCGCGTGGAGACGAAGCGGGAACGTTACCGCCAGAGCGCCGCGTTCGCCGAGCGCCGCGTGCGGCTGGCCCTTGAGGAGCTGCGAAGCGTGGAGGAAAAGCTGGCGGCCGCGCGCAGCGGATCGGGCGAGGCGTCCGCCGACGAGCTGGAGCTGCAACTCTACGAGCTGCAGATCCGCCTGGCGGACCTCTGGACCGGCTACCTGCGCAAGGTCTACAACTACCTCGACTACGTGGACGCCGCCTGGGAACTGCAAAGCCCCGCACGTTGACGCCGCCTCCAGTGGCGCCGGCCCCGCGCCGGAATCCGGCGCGGGGCCGGCGTACTACGATGGAGGGGATGGCGAAGCCGGACGAAAATCCCACGAACACGCTGCGGGCCTGGTCCGAGCTGGACCTGCGCGTCGGCAGGATCGTGCGCGCGGAGGTCCACGACCGCGCGCGCGTCCCCGCTTACCGCCTCTGGATCGACTTCGGCCCGCTCGGCGTGAAGACCTCCAGCGCCCAGCTCACCGAGCTCTACCGGCCGGAAGACCTGGAGGGGCGGACCGTGGTCGCGGCCGTCAACCTGGG
This genomic stretch from Oceanithermus profundus DSM 14977 harbors:
- a CDS encoding TolC family protein, translating into MRHPTRLTAPLSLALAFVLVAAVALGGRARAAAPEDALGYLPPDHDLLVEQALLARIDYVAAQVGVSGQLKAKVQQGGVYTASGSLGWSYAPEQLLSRKQALENAERAVRRSLRRGVFDALAAYAELYKSYARLQLSQRLRDRARAAGEADTKAEIDHEEALVQFELAQQEAAAYGLQGPPAAAPVLFQLPEVPLEDVPDYRRDLYALQRARFKLRRLWAGFAPDLSVWAGVGNDGGRFQVSASSRGPSTQLVVKTPGSGNGSWEYGFELALTVPLDATAYTAVRRAQLELQQRSERFAQARSRVETKRERYRQSAAFAERRVRLALEELRSVEEKLAAARSGSGEASADELELQLYELQIRLADLWTGYLRKVYNYLDYVDAAWELQSPAR
- a CDS encoding tRNA-binding protein, translating into MAKPDENPTNTLRAWSELDLRVGRIVRAEVHDRARVPAYRLWIDFGPLGVKTSSAQLTELYRPEDLEGRTVVAAVNLGTRRIAGFPSEVLVLGVPDDRGRVVLLAVERDVPLGGRVY